In Phyllostomus discolor isolate MPI-MPIP mPhyDis1 chromosome 2, mPhyDis1.pri.v3, whole genome shotgun sequence, the following are encoded in one genomic region:
- the LOC114513465 gene encoding olfactory receptor 6C74-like gives MENHTRVTVFILAGLTDDPQWKIVLFIFLLLIYLLSITGNLIIITLSLLDIHLKTPMYFFLRNFSFLEISYTTTCIPKLLVIMATGDKTISYNCCITQVFFAFLFGASEFYLLAAMSYDRYVAICKPLHYTTIMNSKICIQLVLSCWLAGFLIIFPALIMGLDLEFCASNIIEHFYCDTTPLLQISCTDTQNLEMMAFILAFVTLVVTLIMVITSYTCIALTILKIPSTSQRKKAFSTCSSHVIVISLSYGSCIFMYVKPSFKQRIAFSKGIAVLNTSVAPLLNPFIYTLRNQQVKKAFVVMIHRVIIFSKK, from the coding sequence ATGGAAAACCATACGAGAGTGACAGTGTTTATCCTAGCAGGTTTGACTGATGACCCACAGTGGAAAATTGTGTTATTTATCTTCTTGCTTCTCATTTACTTGCTAAGCATCACTGGCAATCTGATCATCATCACACTCAGCCTGCTGGATATTCACCTCAAGACCcccatgtattttttccttcgtaatttttcctttttagaaattTCCTATACTACTACATGCATTCCTAAATTGCTGGTTATTATGGCAACAGGGGACAAAACCATTTCCTATAATTGTTGTATCACTCAAgtgttttttgctttcctttttggGGCATCTGAGTTCTACTTGCTGGCAGCTATGTCCTATGATCGCTATGTTGCCATCTGCAAGCCCCTGCATTACACAACCATCATGAACAGTAAAATCTGCATACAGCTTGTCCTCAGTTGTTGGCTTGCTGGGTTTTTAATCATCTTTCCAGCACTCATCATGGGCCTGGACTTAGAATTCTGTGCCTCCAATATTATTGAGCATTTCTACTGTGACACTACTCCTCTCCTCCAGATCTcctgcacagacacacagaatcTGGAAATGATGGCATTCATTTTAGCATTTGTGACACTTGTGGTCACATTGATAATGGTGATAACATCATATACTTGTATTGCCTTGACCATTCTAAAAATCCCTTCAACTAGTCAGAGGAAGAAAGCTTTTTCAACATGTTCCTCTCATGTGATTGTGATATCTCTTTCTTatggcagttgcatttttatgtatgttaaaCCATCATTCAAACAAAGAATAGCTTTTTCTAAGGGAATTGCAGTTCTGAATACCTCAGTTGCACCACTTTTGAACCCTTTCATCTACACTTTACGGAACCAACAAGTGAAAAAAGCTTTCGTGGTTATGATCCACAGGgtaattattttctcaaaaaagtgA